A single Populus alba chromosome 7, ASM523922v2, whole genome shotgun sequence DNA region contains:
- the LOC118043539 gene encoding uncharacterized protein, translating to MDSVFSEEILADKLSKLNGTQQCIETLSHWCIFHRSKAESVVETWDKQFHNSDMLQKVPLLYLANDILQNSKRKGNEFVKEFWKVLPAALKNVVEKGDDRGKKAVSRLVNIWEERKVFGSRARSLKEVILGEDAPPPLELNKKRSRSVKITKRDSRSTRTKLSIGGDAEKIVSAFHLVVSEQPNEETEMSNCKSSVRRVRKMEKDVDVACTGNDKDPKRKTLAKELEDEENLLKQSIEKLRSIEASRVALVSLLKEALHEQESELEGVQTQMQVAQTQVEEASNMRRRLNGEEYVSKASTATTVSVDSNAKGGQTPRRTAADIAAEVAEKLAASSSSQMIMHSVLSSFAAEEAKNAQLTKAYDSLSKPENSLPVSDPNVFMPAQPLAAPTTHSYQSVLMPQPSMQNQTPSAQAQFHMLPNQSSQQYLQPAGGIMTPYAYGNISPLPPGPPPPPPPPPPYMVSPMVSMAQQPSQIPQQQQLPLAQQQATINQQQPMSVTQQPQGPNFRPLRPHGMVYYGHPSHS from the exons ATGGATAGTGTATTTAGTGAAGAGATACTTGCAGATAAGCTTTCTAAGCTCAATGGCACCCAGCAGTGTATTGAAA CTTTGTCCCATTGGTGCATCTTTCACCGAAGCAAAGCAGAATCAGTTGTAGAGACATGGGATAAACAGTTCCACAACTCAGATATGCTCCAGAAAGTTCCTCTATTGTATCTTGCAAATGACATCCTACAGAACAGTAAGCGGAAAGGAAACGAATTTGTTAAGGAGTTTTGGAAAGTTCTTCCTGCTGCGCTAAAAAATGTAGTTGAGAAAGGTGATGACCGTGGGAAGAAGGCAGTCTCTAGATTG GTAAATATATGGGAAGAAAGGAAAGTATTTGGGTCACGTGCCCGGAGCCTCAAAGAGGTAATTCTTGGAGAAGATGCACCTCCACCCTTGGAGCTCAACAAAAAACGTTCACGCTCCGTCAAAATTACAAAACGAGATTCACGATCCACTAGAACG AAATTGTCCATCGGAGGTGATGCTGAAAAAATAGTATCGGCATTTCATTTGGTGGTTAGTGAGCAACCCAATGAAGAGACAGAGATGAGTAATTGCAAATCTTCAGTTCGTCGTGTGAGGAAGATGGAGAAAGATGTTGATGTTGCCTGTACTGGTAATG ATAAGGATCCAAAACGAAAGACTTTGGCCAAGGAACTAGAGGATGAAGAGAATCTTTTGAAACAAAGCATTGAGAAACTTAGATCAATTGAAGCAAGTAGAGTAGCACTTGTGTCTCTGTTAAAGGAAGCTCTACACGAACAG GAATCGGAATTGGAGGGAGTTCAAACTCAGATGCAG GTTGCTCAGACACAGGTAGAGGAAGCCAGCAACATGCGAAGGCGGCTTAATGGTGAAGAATATGTGTCAAAAGCATCTACTGCAACAACAGTATCAGTTGATTCAAATGCAAAAGGAGGACAAACACCTAGGAGGACAGCTGCTGATATTGCTGCTGAGGTTGCAGAAAAGCTTGCAGCTTCCTCATCTTCTCAAATGATTATGCACTCTGTTCTCTCTTCGTTTGCTGCTGAAGAAGCAAAGAATGCTCAATTAACAAAGGCCTACGATTCATTATCAAAACCGGAAAACTCGTTGCCTGTTTCAGATCCAAATGTTTTTATGCCAGCCCAACCGCTTGCTGCTCCAACAACACACTCGTATCAGTCAGTTTTGATGCCCCAACCTTCAATGCAGAATCAGACTCCAAGTGCTCAAGCTCAATTTCACATGCTTCCCAACCAATCCTCTCAGCAATATTTACAGCCAGCAGGAGGGATTATGACCCCATATGCTTATGGTAACATTTCTCCCTTGCCTCCAGgaccacctccaccaccacccccacccccaccctATATGGTAAGTCCAATGGTGTCCATGGCGCAACAACCATCACAAATACCTCAGCAGCAACAGCTACCATTGGCACAACAGCAGGCCACAATAAACCAGCAACAACCAATGTCTGTAACCCAACAACCCCAGGGTCCTAATTTCAGGCCTCTGCGACCACATGGAATGGTGTACTATGGCCACCCTTCTCATTCTTAG